Proteins from a genomic interval of Centroberyx gerrardi isolate f3 chromosome 23, fCenGer3.hap1.cur.20231027, whole genome shotgun sequence:
- the renbp gene encoding N-acylglucosamine 2-epimerase codes for MSVEKLEEYRDRIRTELDRVVDFWLKHSHDTQHGGFFTCIGREGKVYDELKYVWLQGRQVWMYCRLYRTMERFHRPEILQAAKAGGAFLRKFARVPSSDGGGGGSWKCAFCLTRDGKAVKVQRTIFSECFYILALDELSRVTGDTDMQAEAEQMMEQLVVWVRVDPSGLGRPPMPGDAPANGMAVPMMLLCLVQQLSEGRGQEAEQRYEELGAWCVRQILQHLQRGGTAVLESVSLDGAELPGCQGRLQNPGHALEAGWFLLQHAAARGDQQLQRTAVDKFMELPFQRGWDRQHGGLFYFLDVDGFCPTQLEWSMKLWWPHCEALVAFLMAYSRLKEPQLLDRFTQVYQYSFSHFSDAESGEWFGYLTQEGKVALDFKGGPFKGFFHVPRCLYMCERILDDLLEKKDR; via the exons ATGTCTGTGGAGAAGCTGGAGGAGTACAGGGACCGGATCCGGACGGAGCTGGACCGGGTCGTGGACTTCTGGCTGAAACACTCTCATGACACACAACACGG AGGCTTCTTCACCTGCAtcgggagggaggggaaggtgTACGATGAGCTGAAGTACGTCTGGCTGCAGGGACGACAG GTCTGGATGTACTGTCGCCTCTACCGAACCATGGAGCGCTTCCACAGGCCCGAGATCCTCCAAGCTGCaaaagctg GAGGAGCGTTCCTCAGGAAGTTCGCTCGTGTTCCCAGCAGCgatggcggcggcggcggctcatGGAAGTGCGCCTTCTGTCTGACGAGGGACGGGAAGGCGGTGAAGGTTCAGAGGACGATCTTCAGCGAGTGTTTCTACATCCTGGCCCTGGACGAACTGAGCCGGGTCACTGGAGACACCGACATGCAG GCGGAGGCGGAGCAGATGATGGAGCAGCTGGTCGTCTGGGTTCGGGTCGACCCGTCGGGCCTCGGCCGGCCCCCGATGCCCGGAGACGCTCCCGCCAACGGCATGGCCGTTCCCATGATGCTCCTGTGTCTGGTGCAGCAGCTGAGCGAGGGGCGGGGCCAGGAGGCGGAGCAGAGGTACGAGGAGCTGGGAGCCTGGTGCGTCCGGCAGATCCTGCAGCACCTTCAG AGAGGAGGCACGGCAGTGTTAGAGAGCGTCTCGCTGGACGGGGCGGAGCTGCCGGGCTGCCAGGGCCGCCTGCAGAACCCAG GCCATGCGCTGGAGGCCGGCTGGTTCCTGCTGCAGCACGCTGCGGCGCGCGGCGACCAGCAGCTGCAGCGCACCGCCGTCGACAAATTCATGGAGCTCCCCTTCCAGCGGGGCTGGGACCGGCAGCACGGAGGACTGTTCTACTTCCTGGATGTGGACGGTTTCTGTCCCACTCAG ctggAGTGGAGTATGAAGCTGTGGTGGCCGCACTGCGAGGCTCTGGTTGCCTTCCTGATGGCCTACAGCCGGCTGAAGGAGCCGCAGCTGCTGGACAGATTCACTCAGGTTTACCAGTACAGCTTCAGCCAT TTTTCTGATGCAGAGAGCGGCGAGTGGTTCGGCTATTTGACACAAGAAGGGAAAGTGGCTCTGGATTTTAAAGGCGGTCCGTTCAAAG gTTTCTTCCACGTTCCTCGCTGCCTGTACATGTGCGAGCGGATCCTGGACGACCTGCTGGAGAAGAAGGACCGCTAA